TCAACAACGTAAACCACAAGAGTTGCCATAAAATGAGGATTGATTAAGATGCGTAATTATGCTAAATATAAAGGCATGCAATATGCAAATATTTAGCTTTCACTCAGTGCAAATTGATTAGCAGGTTAGAAGTGAACTAAAATATTAACAACATTATAAAATGATACAACTTCTTATTTTCAGGACATGAAGACTCCATGGACAAAATTTTGTAGATCTATGCCCGTCATTGCCATCATGGTGGCAAATTTCTGTAGAAGTTGGACGTTCTATCTCCTAATCATAGAGCAGCCAACTTATTTCAATGAAGTGTTCGACTTTGATCTGTCAAAGGTAAATATATGTAACAACACTATGAAATAAACGTTATTTTATCGAACGACCCGTACATGTGTTACATGTACATTTACCACTGTAAGACCCATCTCTACAAAGTTAGTATGTTGGTTAGAACTATTTCGTCATATAACAATATAATATTGCTTGTCCAGGCTATATTCATTGTCAGGCATATACATTGATATCTATTGATTTTAGTTCGAATCCGTAGGTTGTTTTACTTTGTACTCGGAGAAAAGTTGCCCATAGTTTATTTCCTTTACTCTGTATATATCATGTAATATCTTTTTTGTAGGCGGCAAACACTCCAATATACAGTGTATGTATCAATTTTGTAGGCGGCAAACACTCCAATATACAGTGTATGTATCAATTTTTATCTCTTGTAGAGTGGTATTCTGTCCGCCCTGCCACATCTGATAATGGCGATAATAGTTCCTATAGGAGGATTTATTGCTGACTTTCTGCGTCGCCGAGGTATCCTTTCCACAACGGTTGTACGGAAGATCTTCAATTGCGGAGGTGTGCATATAAACAATCTTGTTTTGGAGCTACTTATTTCGATTTTTTATAACCTGCTTTTCCATTTAAGTCTAAAATACACGTTACAGTACCCCCAATGAACATGATCCTACAGAGGATACTAATAGTTTGAGTGGATCATCTTATATTTTCCTTTATATTTACTTTCCACCGACTGAAATAATCTTTTTCACCCACTTAAATGTAACACCGAATCTTACGGACATGACATTCACCCTGTCCGAGTAAAAAGTGAGATGTTATTTATTGCCGTTGTAGAATAAGTAAATTGTATTTCTGTCAGCATGTTATCTATCAACATCGCTTTTtgatttgattatttcttccagCATTCATGTGTTGTTTGTAACCTCGTTGTTACGTTTTGCCCATTAGCAACACTATATGACCTATTGTTAGCGCATTGAATTTATAGTATGATCAATGTTTGATTTCTGCTTTCCAGTATAAAGATGTACACTATATTGAAACTGATGCCGTAATTGTACAATATAAAACTTCGTAGTTTGCATATTTTGCAGGATTCGGAATGGAGGCTATATTTCTTCTGGGTGTTGGCTTTACACGAAACACGACTACAGCCATTGTGTGTCTCACATTGGCCGTCGGCTTCAGTGGTTTCGCCATTTCAGGTACCGGTACaatttataaagatataaatattattaaagCTGATTAACCATACGTATTCTCATCATCTTTAAAGTATGCCGactgtttgaaagaaaatgcTAAATGAAAAGACAAactaattttccatttttattagctcacctgtcacatagtgacaaggtgagcttttgtgatcacccttcgtccgtcgtcagtccgtccgtccgtccgtgcgtcaacaattccttgtctgcacgatagtggtttcatttatgattttattttaaccaaacttgcacacaacttgtatcaccataaggtcacggttcctttcttgaactggccagattccatcatgggttctagagttatggccccttaaaggtccaaaattagctattttggcttttgcagccatatagagactccatttatggttttatttgatacaaacttccaaaatatcttcaacaacaataaatcttggattccatgacaaatcagatccaatcgtaggttccagagttattttatatctgattacctcgcctgattgtaatcaaaatggattcatatcagtaagtacttataggacttatttgaaatttcattattgttattagttggacagagacaatcaccTTGTAATCTACAAGGGTAGAttactatggactggttttatgtcaaattacttccttttatttcaaattgaaatgggtatatctccataactaatgaagatactgatctgaaatttcatttatgtcaacagatttatttggcagatcctttttttgttcacttacaatatttatttttttaattacttcccttttacgttactataaatagcttatttttagtaactttttttattattggtcgtagggaaaagccgagaccacttttctgtggtacaacatggatggtacctccaatttttaggtgtattttgagatatctataccttgtaagattttttttttctttttggttaaatttcttccctttgttgttcctgtcctttggactttgatattttactgaggaccttcttgtcctcaagtgcaatgataacaggtgagcgatatagggccataatggccctcttgttaatattgCTATTTCCGTTTTCGATGGAATTTTACAGTTTAGACTTAGTGTACACTTTCAGTTTCATTTCCATTTCTGATGTATTGCAGGGTTCAATGTTAACCATTTAGATATTGCCCCACGTTATGCCAGTATATTGATGGGGTTCAGTAACGGGTTTGGAACAATAGCCGGAATGCTCTGTCCAATTGTCACGGAATCGTTGACAAAGAAAGGggtttgtatttaattttttactaCTATTAGAAATTACGTGGGTAGCAAGAAGAATGGCAATCGCCAATATTACAATTCGTACAAGAAATTGCGATTCATTTGGGAATACTGTAGATGGGCTTTagtatttgaacaattttatacaACGCGAGTACATAACTTGAGAACATGAAATCACTAATGTTATCAAAAACTTGCATAATTTGAgggaagtttccactttttttgcCAGTATTGGAAAACTCAATCTTGGTTACACCGGTGGTGTGGAATGAATCTCATATTGAAAACAACGTCTAACGAACAACATTTAAAGTAGTAGTTTCGTGTATTGTACTTTGTAGACTCCAAATGGTTGAAAAtaagtttcggggactataggattgcgcttttccgtccgtccgtctgcaatttcgtgtccggttaATAATTCTGTCATTTCATAGAGGGATTAATATTACTTTGTACAtatatttcccatgatgagacaacatgccATGCGCAAGACATGGACccattggtcaaaggtcaaggtcacacttggaggtcagatatcaataatgtttttttttcctgtccgatctgTAACTCAataatccatgaagggattttaatattacttgtcgcaaatgtttcccataatcagacaatgcgtcgtgcacaactttcagacacATAGCATTAAGGtaaaggtcatacttggaggtcaaatgttaacaaggCATTGCCAGGGTCTGATTCACGTTCGGTCTAGAACtttgccattcattaagggattacATTTTTACTTGATATAACTGTTCTCAATAatcagacaacgtgtcatgcgcaacaccctgacctcttgctcaaaggtcaaggtcacgcttggaGGTTGTGGGTCAATATGGTCTTTTTCCTGTCccgtcaataactctgtcatcctttaaggattttgatattacttggcacaaacgttccaTATCACAAGACGACTTGTcgtgtgcaaaacccggacccctagcttaaaggtcaaggtcacttttgaagGTAAAAGGTcaacagtctgtaaaatatttgttgtcCTGTCAGGTCTGTAACaacccataaaggaattttgatattacttggaaaaatgttccctataataagGCGACCTGTCATGCCAAACACCTAGACTCCTGTCGCAAACGTCAAGGTTAGACTCGGAAGTCAAAGGGCAATTAGTTTGTTTTcctttccgggcaataactctgtcatccatttagggatttcaatattactgtGCACAAATTTTCCCCATAATGAAACCCCTtgtcatgcgcaatacccagacccctagctcaaggtcaaggctaCACTTGAAGGTTAAAAGtgaacattgatcttttcctgtccagtctgtaaaatattttaatacaaatttatataaCATGGACCCATTTAAAATCGTTCATTTTTCTTAATTATTCCGTTTAATATGACTAGTTCGAacctttttcatattttcctaccaatttcaaaatgaaatgctatcaaaattgaaactgtagatttttatatatgcaaattttaatcaaaacgttatatgtaataaaatattttatatattgaaaaatatattgtttaaagatTATTTATAGATATCAGAATAAGTTTTAGAAtactgtgtgaaaaaaaaatatacagagaAACTTTTGGCGGTAATGAGCCTGATATTCCCGTAAACTgacaaaatattctaaatatgATGTTTTTATGTTGATACTCATTGGATAATGATACATTTTGCAGACTGCGGACGACTGGGAGCGCGTGTTTATTATTGCAAGCTGTGTCCATTTTGCTGGTGTCGCTTTTTATGCTGTTTTTGCTTCTGGTGAAAAGCAGGAATGGGCTGATCCGCCGGAAGATAACACATGGAAACCCGAAGACACGCTCAAAGGAGACGACAAATTAAATTCATACGGAAGCTTAAATAAAGAAAGCTTTTCCAAACAAAACGGCACCATACGCGGCAAAAATGACGAGTACGGATATGACAGTTATGATAACCAGTATGGTTATGGAAACCAAAACGGGACAGTGCAACCAAATGGTAGCGTAGTAAATGACAGCGGGTACGGTTATGATGCTCCTGTCAGTTTCAACACAGACTACTTTACACAATATGCACAACCGACCTATGAAACAAAAGAAGAGTTTGTCCAGAAACAGGCACGTGAACACGTGTACTACTCCGACGATGAAAAAGATATATGATGAAGATTACTTAGTCTAGACAACAGTTAACTCATTTGTAAACATCGGCATAATATtggaatataaaaaaataagtacTTTAATGTTAACAACATTTAGATTCTTCTTTTGTATCTTTAAAGGATGCTGGGTATTATTTGTGTAAGTGTAGAGTCGGCTTCTTGTCGACAAAGGAAGATAGATACTAGTGGATAAAATTCTAAAACGTAAATATTATTTTGCACTATCAGGCTAGTTTCATTACAGCCGTGACAAGTCTGTCGTCCATTAAATATCGCTTATATTCCAGTGATCCTCATTTAGTCTGTGTTATTTTCGAACTGTATCTCTGCTGTAATAAGGTTGTGTGTATCTATTTAATTTTGTAGGGAATAGTCTTAATGCCGTTTTCACATATGATTTCAAAATGAGGTTTACTCTTATTTTATTTCACGACTAATGCAAAAAGGACGTGTACGTTTAGATGCTAAATCATGTCATCAACATGCTGAGCAAGAGAAATGTAGCAGATTCAATCTGTGTACATATCGTTTGTCTTGAATGCGGAGGAACATCGATATGACTTTGTTTCTAGTGCTTTTGACGAGATTCAACTGGTATTGGACTCTATTTTCCTGAAAATTAAATAATCAACAGTTTCCGATTTTATTAATCATGACATAAATGCCGTTTTGACATGTTTAAAGACTATTCccagtatctttaaaaaagttaaatgaagTATAATAagtgttaaatgaaaattttttattcGTGTAAAGTTGAAATAATCTTTACGGGGTCTCTACTGGTTCAAAACGTTTCGGGGACTCTAGGATTTTGCTTTTTTGACCGCACTTCCGTGTCCGAGCCATGATTTGTCATTAAGGGACTTTAATATTAATTGGCACAAAAGCGCAAAACCCAGATCTCTagcttaaaggtgaaggtcacacatGGAGGTCAAAGTTCTCCCATCCTTTCTGTAACACGgccatccatcaaggggtttTACTATTACTTGGTTTAAATGTTGCCCATATGaaaacaatgtgtcatgcacaactttcagatccctgGCGTAAAGGTCAATGTAACACTTGGAGGTCACAGGTTTACACTGTATTCTAGAAGTCTGCCATCCATTGAGGACttacaatattacttagcacaaatattccccataatgaaaCAAGGTATCATGCACACATGTGCAACACCAAAACGCTtatgacaaaggtcaaggtcaatgcagatgtcaaaggtcaatagtaTTGTTTAGCTCAACCTTTCGAAGAAATGGTAGAGCTATTAGACTCGCTCAttcgtcggcgtcccgatttaaTCAAGTTTTTTGTATGCTGGTATCTCAATAcccgctaatgggaatggattgaaacttcaaacacatgTTCACTGACATGTCGCCACAGGCTTCGAAACTACACTTTTCGTTTATACAGAATTATGAACCTTTTTCGTATTCGTATCTCAGTACCGACTGATAGAAACAGATTTAAACTTTACACTCTTATCCACTGCAATTAGCTGACATGTCCATAcctctgttttacatttttacaaaattatgtctctttttcttttacttttatttcattcagCTATTTTGCTGGTCAAGGTTGTAGAATACTTTGAGCGTTGCTGTttaccgacagctcttgtttatttttttgttgtacgGTTCAAAAcgtcattaagggattttaatattattttcgcACATATATTCTCCATAATTAGACGACATGTTATTTGGAACACCCAGAGCCATAACTCAAGGTCACACACGGTCAAATCTCAGTAGGGATTATTCCTGTCCGTCcgtacttggcacaaattttccccataatgagatgatgtgtcatgtacaACATGCAGGTCCCTGGCTTAAAACTCAATGTCACAcgtggaggtcaaaggtctacACTGACCTTTTCATGTTtggtcagtaaaatattttaggtCACTTTTCTTGTCATGTCTGTAGCTTTTTCATTAATGCATGCATATAGAAATATTCAACATAACAAGCTCGTGTGTCAAAAGTGTTAGTATATTTTCTTCAGTATAACTTCCGATTTTTCTCTTTCCCCACcaatttataaacaaaagattaaaacatataagatatgttttatatttatacatgctATACGCAGTCAACAACTTTAGATTTACACATGCAAATTTACATACAAAGATGTacgttataacatattgtatatacagGACAATATTATATATACGTTATTGACAGATATCTGATCATTGGGTTATACTGCAGTTGCGATAGTTAGTCATCTTCCAGTAGGTTACTTTGTATTCATGACAATATTTCTTTCACTTGTTTATCAACCAATTGTGCATGTTTTTGTCTTCAATGGGTTTTAGCCTATTGAAAATGAATGCAAAAACATTGAGACCTATTTAAGCGTGTGTACAAATTGTCTCAATACGAGAAATTATATATTCATACAAATATGTAAACGATACACATCCAAAATggacatatatttcaaaacaataaataaatttgaagcTACGCGTCTTAATTAACTTGATCATTTTACTGATAAGAAaacataatgatataaaattaaagGAACAATCATCGtgcaattatttattttaataggATATTTCATAATGCTGTTAACACAAGTGACATGAGTAAGatgcatgtttacatttttatcaaatgaagaATGTAATTAGCATAaacgtttttgttttacatgtatacacAACAAGGTAGGTTATATTAGCTTCTAATGTCGCCAAGTTCTTAAATTTGAAACTATTTTCAAGATGTTCATGCACTTATGTTGCAGTGCTCTATATATCAGCATGCATACGTCATATTGTTAGCATATAGATAATATATATGGTTGTGCACTGAATCGTgctcaaatgttaaaatatttccattgttatttttgtgattTATCTGTTAGAATTAGATCCTGAATGCTGAAACATGTGTATTCTTTTAACTAAGCCAACATATTTTAAAGACAATTCGTTTACTTTTCAAATTTGGGTAAGTAGGCAGAAATATGCATTCAACGTAAtcagaattatgaaaaaagtgAATTTTATGTTTCGAGGAACATATCAAAACCAGTTAACACATCACCAGGCGAcaagaaaaaatatacatgttttagttaaaatatatacatgtgtaaatAGGTAGAATATCAAACTGTTTCATGGCGTAATGGACATTTCGAAAAATAAAGAACATACTAGTATTTTGATAGCTGACAGGTTTACTGTAAGTAATGCTGACggaaatgttatatttatttttcttatagaACGGTAGGTTTACTTGCTTTCCGCGAATTTAGATATGTAGTTTTACTTCGCCAAAACACAGATACATCTTAACAGGGAAATAGCGTTATTTTTGTACCTGTATAAAATTCAGTATGTATCAGACTCCATTAAAATTGCAGGGTCTGTGCGTATTTCAGCCAATATGCTGAATGAACACGTTTTGTAATTCATTCACTTTGAGATTGATTAAACTAAAAGCAAATAGCATTTAACAGAGCCTTGTAGTTAATGAAGATTGTTCTAATTACACTAACATAATAGTTATTGAAAGATGCTTTTTTAACTTtaacataaattatataatatgaaaGTAGAAAAAATGTACCTCAGATAAATATCAATCATAAAATACAGTTAGGTTACTTTACGTTAGAATACGTTTACAACTGCTTTAAAgttaattacatgtattacaacATTTTAGAATCGATTTCTTCGCTGCCAGGTAAATCATTTAGagatggtcggtggttctactggATGCCTGTCCATGTCTGAAATATGATCGGAGAGACATCTCGTGTTTTCCTTCACACTTGAAAATAAGCATGCCTACAT
This Mercenaria mercenaria strain notata chromosome 17, MADL_Memer_1, whole genome shotgun sequence DNA region includes the following protein-coding sequences:
- the LOC123536572 gene encoding vesicular glutamate transporter 1-like, giving the protein MKDLQRKIVELKDVKDEKMMKLKNFRPTNPFKKGFEEKGFAKYDELDEVYGEVDEEEIRDDKPRGNCPKWCARCPFDNVSWLCRCDFCARRYQMAILSSIGFMISFGIRCNMGVAIVRMTKNETYDENGDGLLNQPEFTWTPETIGVVDSSFFWGYIITQVPGGYLASRLPASRIFGLAIGISAFLNLFVPGAAQVHYGLVMAVRILQGLVEGVTYPACHGIWSHWAPPLERSKLATTAFCGSYAGAVIGMPLSGILTKSFGWQSGFYVFGAMGITWAIVWWFLAFDTPGHHPYITEHERVYIETCIGENTSVLSKDMKTPWTKFCRSMPVIAIMVANFCRSWTFYLLIIEQPTYFNEVFDFDLSKSGILSALPHLIMAIIVPIGGFIADFLRRRGILSTTVVRKIFNCGGFGMEAIFLLGVGFTRNTTTAIVCLTLAVGFSGFAISGFNVNHLDIAPRYASILMGFSNGFGTIAGMLCPIVTESLTKKGTADDWERVFIIASCVHFAGVAFYAVFASGEKQEWADPPEDNTWKPEDTLKGDDKLNSYGSLNKESFSKQNGTIRGKNDEYGYDSYDNQYGYGNQNGTVQPNGSVVNDSGYGYDAPVSFNTDYFTQYAQPTYETKEEFVQKQAREHVYYSDDEKDI